One genomic segment of Bradyrhizobium prioriisuperbiae includes these proteins:
- a CDS encoding GntR family transcriptional regulator, translating to MKISSTASKAETVASSRDDEQTQVIRRLEEDIIFGRFAPGSRLVEDTLMARYEASRHSVRQALFELERQGIVLREKNIGATVRSYSSDEVRQIYEVREMLTRQAVLMIPLPAPPALIEQLRALQAHYCSFADKGDLRGIHEANDAFHLALFGACGNPYLVQSLLNYMKLTLPIRAKNLADAEGLRISQQQHDMMIDLLQRRDSWALAQLCVEHMRYSKTDYLERIAENL from the coding sequence ATGAAGATCTCATCCACCGCCAGCAAGGCCGAGACGGTCGCCTCGTCCCGCGACGACGAACAGACCCAGGTGATCCGGCGGCTGGAGGAAGACATCATCTTCGGCCGCTTCGCGCCGGGCTCGCGCCTGGTCGAGGACACGCTGATGGCGCGTTACGAGGCCAGCCGGCATTCCGTGCGCCAGGCGCTGTTCGAGCTCGAGCGGCAGGGCATCGTGCTGCGCGAGAAAAACATCGGCGCCACCGTGCGCTCCTACAGCAGCGACGAGGTCCGTCAGATCTACGAAGTGCGGGAAATGCTGACCCGGCAGGCGGTTCTGATGATCCCGCTGCCGGCGCCGCCGGCCTTGATCGAACAGCTGCGCGCCCTGCAGGCGCATTATTGCTCGTTCGCCGACAAGGGTGACCTGCGCGGCATCCACGAGGCCAATGATGCGTTTCACCTGGCCTTGTTCGGCGCCTGCGGCAATCCCTATCTGGTGCAGTCGCTGCTCAACTACATGAAGCTGACCCTGCCGATCCGGGCCAAGAACCTGGCCGACGCGGAAGGCCTGCGTATCTCCCAACAGCAGCACGACATGATGATCGACCTGCTGCAGCGACGCGACAGCTGGGCTCTGGCGCAGCTCTGCGTCGAGCACATGCGTTACAGCAAAACCGATTACCTGGAGCGGATCGCTGAAAACCTGTAG